Proteins from a genomic interval of Burkholderia cepacia GG4:
- a CDS encoding DEAD/DEAH box helicase — MTSSINSSPLNAIADQALGLDDAAAPAAVEPASDEPTFASLGLSPEIVSALQAAGYAKPTPVQQRAIPAGIAGRDLLVSSPTGSGKTAAFMLPAIERFAQLQKTQAQQPRAPREPNQGDRRVRRPQPVARPGLLVLTPTRELAMQVTTAASTYGKHLKRLRTVSILGGVAYGQQLMLLAKNPEILVATPGRLLDHLERGRIDLSELKMLVLDEADRMLDMGFIDDIETIVAATPESRQTMLFSATLDGKIGSLTSRLLKDPERIEIQQRLESRANIAQTVHYVDDRDHKDRLLDHLLRDDALDQAIIFTATKIDADQLAGRLADAGFESAALHGDLPQGARNRTIRALRERRVRVLVATDVAARGIDIPGITHVFNYDLPKFAEDYVHRIGRTGRAGRSGTAVSLVHHAEQGALKRIERFVRSPLPVNVIEGFEPRKAPPRNDRGTGGRGRPGGGNGGRRFGGKPGGGYGGNGGGRSYGGGNGGGWSGKPSGSRDGGPRRDGQRSGGPRRSNSAS; from the coding sequence ATGACTTCGAGCATCAACTCCAGCCCGCTCAACGCGATCGCCGACCAGGCGCTCGGTCTCGACGACGCCGCCGCACCGGCCGCGGTCGAACCGGCGTCGGACGAGCCGACTTTCGCGTCGCTCGGGCTGTCGCCGGAGATCGTCTCCGCGCTGCAGGCCGCCGGCTACGCCAAGCCGACGCCGGTCCAGCAGCGCGCGATTCCGGCCGGCATCGCCGGTCGGGATCTGCTGGTGTCGAGCCCGACCGGTTCGGGCAAGACCGCCGCATTCATGCTGCCCGCGATCGAACGTTTCGCGCAGCTCCAGAAGACGCAGGCGCAGCAACCGCGCGCGCCGCGTGAACCGAACCAGGGCGACCGCCGTGTGCGCCGCCCGCAGCCCGTCGCCCGCCCGGGCCTGCTCGTGCTGACGCCGACCCGTGAACTCGCGATGCAGGTCACCACGGCCGCGTCGACCTACGGCAAGCACCTGAAGCGCCTGCGCACGGTCAGCATCCTCGGCGGCGTCGCCTACGGCCAGCAGCTGATGCTGCTCGCGAAGAACCCCGAGATCCTGGTCGCGACGCCGGGCCGCCTGCTCGACCACCTCGAGCGTGGCCGCATCGACCTGTCCGAGCTGAAGATGCTCGTGCTCGACGAAGCCGACCGCATGCTGGACATGGGCTTCATCGACGACATCGAGACGATCGTCGCCGCGACGCCCGAGTCGCGCCAGACGATGCTGTTCTCGGCGACGCTCGACGGCAAGATCGGTTCGCTGACGAGCCGCCTGCTGAAGGATCCGGAACGCATCGAGATCCAGCAGCGCCTCGAATCGCGCGCGAACATCGCGCAGACCGTCCATTACGTCGACGACCGCGACCACAAGGACCGCCTGCTCGATCACCTGCTGCGCGACGACGCGCTCGACCAGGCGATCATCTTCACGGCGACCAAGATCGATGCCGACCAGCTCGCCGGCCGTCTCGCCGACGCTGGCTTCGAATCGGCTGCGCTGCACGGCGACCTGCCGCAAGGCGCGCGTAACCGCACGATCCGTGCGCTGCGCGAGCGTCGTGTGCGCGTGCTGGTTGCGACCGACGTCGCGGCACGCGGCATCGACATCCCGGGCATCACGCACGTGTTCAACTACGACCTGCCGAAGTTCGCGGAAGACTACGTGCACCGGATCGGCCGTACCGGCCGTGCTGGCCGTTCGGGCACGGCAGTGAGCCTCGTGCACCACGCCGAGCAAGGCGCGCTCAAGCGCATCGAGCGCTTCGTGCGCTCGCCGCTGCCGGTCAACGTGATCGAAGGTTTCGAGCCGCGCAAGGCGCCCCCGCGCAACGATCGCGGCACCGGCGGCCGTGGCCGTCCGGGCGGCGGTAACGGCGGTCGTCGTTTCGGCGGCAAGCCGGGCGGCGGTTATGGCGGCAACGGCGGCGGCCGCAGCTACGGCGGCGGCAATGGCGGCGGCTGGAGCGGCAAGCCGAGCGGCAGCCGTGACGGCGGCCCGCGTCGCGACGGCCAGCGCAGCGGCGGCCCCCGTCGCAGCAATTCGGCGTCGTAA
- a CDS encoding DUF1853 family protein, producing MTNGAAFAFVDTLRDAAVRDLGWLLASPSLLTAAPGAPLAHPWSDAVERVAVEAWLVALDAAPEPLHRALDGLRPVRLGRYAECLLEYFLTHGPSLRLVAANLPLRSNGKTLGEVDFLVDAPGGLRLHWELAVKCYLCAPVCGGASLADFVGPNLVDRLDRKRSRLLEHQLRLSDRHGFALLGYGAPSDAQMFIKGWLFYPHGVPLPPVSAEIAADHSRGFWLTHAQWPAWAAAQPDGAAWSVLARLAWLAPRRMAADAAPEPLADSLGLPAVLTARQAPALIGVHRPDGAGAWRETARGFIVPDDWPARAQAFAAQDS from the coding sequence ATGACGAACGGCGCGGCATTCGCGTTCGTCGATACGCTGCGCGATGCCGCGGTTCGAGACCTGGGCTGGCTCCTCGCGAGCCCGAGCCTGCTCACCGCGGCGCCCGGCGCGCCGCTCGCGCATCCGTGGTCGGATGCGGTCGAACGGGTGGCCGTCGAAGCGTGGCTCGTCGCGCTCGATGCCGCGCCCGAGCCGCTGCACCGCGCGCTCGACGGGTTGCGGCCGGTGCGCCTCGGCCGCTATGCCGAATGCCTGCTCGAATATTTCCTCACGCACGGGCCGTCGCTGCGGCTCGTCGCCGCCAACCTGCCGCTGCGCAGCAACGGGAAGACGCTCGGCGAAGTCGATTTCCTCGTCGATGCGCCGGGCGGGCTGCGCCTGCACTGGGAACTCGCGGTGAAGTGCTATCTATGCGCACCGGTGTGCGGCGGCGCATCGCTCGCGGATTTCGTCGGCCCGAATCTCGTCGACCGCCTCGACCGCAAGCGCAGCCGGCTGCTCGAGCACCAGCTGCGGCTGAGCGATCGCCACGGTTTTGCGCTGCTCGGCTACGGCGCGCCGTCCGACGCGCAGATGTTCATCAAGGGCTGGCTGTTCTATCCGCATGGCGTGCCGCTGCCGCCGGTATCCGCGGAAATCGCGGCGGATCATTCGCGCGGCTTCTGGCTCACGCATGCGCAGTGGCCGGCCTGGGCGGCCGCACAACCCGACGGCGCGGCGTGGAGCGTGCTGGCACGGCTGGCATGGCTCGCGCCGCGACGGATGGCGGCCGATGCCGCGCCCGAACCGCTGGCGGACTCGCTTGGGCTGCCGGCCGTCTTGACGGCGCGCCAGGCGCCCGCGCTGATCGGCGTCCATCGACCGGACGGCGCCGGCGCATGGCGGGAGACGGCGCGCGGCTTCATCGTGCCGGACGACTGGCCGGCGCGCGCGCAGGCGTTCGCGGCGCAGGACAGCTGA
- a CDS encoding acyl-CoA-binding protein, whose amino-acid sequence MSELTTQFDQAQVDVKQLTERPGNLTLLRLYALFKQATDGDAHGDKPGFTDIVGKYKYDAWDALKGTSQDAAKQQYIELVESLKNGTAS is encoded by the coding sequence ATGAGCGAACTCACCACCCAATTCGACCAGGCCCAGGTCGACGTCAAGCAACTGACCGAGCGCCCGGGCAACCTGACCCTGCTGCGCCTGTACGCGCTCTTCAAGCAGGCCACCGACGGCGACGCGCACGGCGACAAGCCGGGCTTCACCGACATCGTCGGCAAGTACAAGTACGACGCGTGGGACGCGCTGAAAGGCACGTCGCAGGATGCAGCAAAGCAGCAATACATCGAGCTCGTCGAATCGCTGAAGAACGGCACGGCGTCCTGA
- a CDS encoding uracil-DNA glycosylase produces MAWAEAALEEMGLAQIWVRRGQRAEPGAVAEAPAAADDLPAVAAATVAAAPRPVAGQARDAQPAAARALVRDDASQVGGAARDAAPAAESGTAARAAIDDDRASARHVPAASADDMPPVTDDDFAWFDATPTGDPLPAAEPRAVATPVAMLDWDTLAARVADCTSCRLCEKRTNTVFGVGDREADWMLIGEAPGENEDKQGEPFVGQAGKLLDNMLQSLSLKRGDNVYIANVIKCRPPGNRNPEPDEVARCEPYLQRQVALVKPKLIVALGRFAAQTLLKTDASIASLRGRVHAYEGVPVIVTYHPAYLLRSLQDKSKAWADLCLARDTFQQAGDADANGPAGQ; encoded by the coding sequence ATGGCGTGGGCTGAAGCAGCGCTCGAGGAAATGGGGCTTGCGCAGATCTGGGTGCGGCGCGGGCAGCGCGCGGAGCCTGGCGCGGTGGCCGAAGCGCCGGCTGCGGCGGACGATCTGCCTGCCGTTGCGGCCGCAACCGTCGCGGCGGCGCCGCGGCCGGTGGCCGGGCAGGCGCGCGATGCGCAGCCTGCCGCAGCCCGTGCGCTCGTGCGCGACGATGCGTCGCAGGTGGGTGGCGCCGCGCGCGATGCGGCGCCGGCTGCCGAATCGGGCACGGCCGCACGTGCAGCGATCGATGACGATCGTGCCTCGGCCAGGCACGTGCCGGCCGCTTCCGCGGACGACATGCCGCCGGTCACCGACGACGATTTCGCGTGGTTCGACGCTACGCCGACCGGCGATCCGCTGCCGGCCGCCGAACCGCGTGCTGTCGCAACGCCGGTCGCGATGCTCGACTGGGATACGCTCGCCGCGCGCGTTGCCGATTGCACGAGCTGCCGCCTGTGCGAGAAGCGCACCAATACCGTGTTCGGCGTCGGCGATCGCGAAGCCGACTGGATGCTGATCGGCGAAGCGCCGGGCGAGAACGAGGACAAGCAGGGCGAGCCGTTCGTCGGCCAGGCCGGCAAGCTGCTCGACAACATGCTGCAGTCGCTGTCGCTCAAGCGCGGCGACAACGTCTATATCGCGAACGTGATCAAGTGCCGGCCGCCGGGCAACCGCAACCCGGAACCCGACGAGGTCGCGCGCTGCGAGCCGTACCTGCAGCGCCAGGTCGCGCTCGTGAAGCCGAAGCTGATCGTCGCGCTCGGCCGCTTCGCCGCGCAGACGCTGCTGAAGACGGATGCGAGCATCGCCTCGCTGCGCGGCCGTGTGCACGCATACGAAGGCGTGCCCGTCATCGTCACCTACCACCCTGCGTACCTGCTGCGCAGCCTGCAGGACAAGTCGAAGGCATGGGCCGACCTGTGCCTTGCGCGCGACACGTTCCAGCAGGCGGGGGACGCCGACGCGAACGGGCCGGCTGGACAATGA
- the aceA gene encoding isocitrate lyase, with protein MSRQQQAQELQQQWESDPRWKGIKRSYTAEDVVRLRGSIAVEHTLAKRGAEKLWRLINEEPFVNALGALTGNQAMQQVKAGLKAIYLSGWQVAGDANVAGEMYPDQSLYPANSVPLVVKRINNTLTRADQIQWSEGKNPGDEGYVDFFAPIVADAEAGFGGVLNAFELMKAMIEAGASGVHFEDQLASVKKCGHMGGKVLVPTREAVAKLSAARLAADVMGTPTVLVARTDAEAADLITSDVDDNDKPFLTGERTVEGFFRTKPGIEQAISRGLAYAPHADLVWCETGKPDLEYAKKFAEAIHKQFPGKMLSYNCSPSFNWKKNLDDATIAKFQKELGAMGYKFQFITLAGFHALNYSMFNLAHGYARTQMSAFVELQQAEFAAADKGFTAVKHQREVGTGYFDAVTQTVEREASTTALHGSTEDEQFFDGKKVA; from the coding sequence ATGTCGCGACAGCAACAGGCACAGGAACTGCAACAGCAATGGGAATCCGATCCGCGCTGGAAGGGCATCAAGCGCAGCTACACGGCTGAGGACGTGGTACGCCTGCGCGGCTCGATCGCCGTCGAGCACACGCTGGCCAAGCGCGGCGCGGAAAAACTGTGGCGCCTCATCAACGAAGAGCCGTTCGTCAACGCCCTCGGCGCACTGACCGGCAACCAAGCGATGCAGCAGGTGAAGGCCGGTCTCAAGGCGATCTACCTGTCCGGCTGGCAAGTGGCCGGCGACGCGAACGTCGCGGGCGAAATGTACCCGGACCAGTCGCTGTACCCGGCGAACTCGGTGCCGCTCGTCGTGAAGCGCATCAACAACACGCTGACGCGCGCCGACCAGATCCAGTGGTCGGAAGGCAAGAACCCGGGCGACGAAGGCTACGTCGATTTCTTCGCGCCGATCGTCGCGGACGCGGAAGCCGGCTTCGGTGGCGTGCTGAACGCGTTCGAACTGATGAAGGCAATGATCGAGGCAGGCGCATCGGGCGTCCACTTCGAAGACCAGCTCGCGTCGGTGAAGAAATGCGGTCACATGGGCGGCAAGGTGCTCGTGCCGACGCGCGAAGCGGTCGCGAAGCTGTCGGCGGCGCGTCTCGCCGCCGACGTGATGGGCACGCCGACCGTGCTGGTGGCGCGCACCGACGCGGAAGCCGCGGACCTGATCACGTCCGACGTCGACGACAACGACAAGCCGTTCCTCACGGGCGAGCGCACGGTCGAAGGCTTCTTCCGCACGAAGCCGGGCATCGAGCAGGCCATCTCGCGCGGCCTCGCGTATGCGCCGCATGCCGACCTGGTGTGGTGCGAAACGGGCAAACCGGATCTCGAGTACGCGAAGAAGTTCGCGGAAGCGATCCACAAGCAGTTCCCGGGCAAGATGCTGTCGTACAACTGCTCGCCGTCGTTCAACTGGAAGAAGAATCTCGACGACGCGACGATCGCGAAGTTCCAGAAGGAGCTCGGCGCGATGGGCTACAAGTTCCAGTTCATCACGCTGGCCGGCTTCCATGCGCTGAACTACTCGATGTTCAACCTCGCGCACGGCTACGCCCGCACGCAGATGAGCGCGTTCGTCGAGCTGCAGCAGGCCGAGTTCGCGGCGGCCGACAAGGGCTTCACGGCCGTCAAGCACCAGCGCGAAGTCGGCACCGGCTACTTCGACGCCGTGACGCAGACAGTCGAGCGCGAAGCCTCGACGACCGCGCTGCACGGCTCGACCGAGGACGAACAGTTCTTCGACGGCAAGAAGGTCGCGTAA
- the alr gene encoding alanine racemase, which translates to MPRPISATIHTAALANNLSVVRRFAGPSKVWAVVKANAYGHGLARAFPGLRGTDGFGLLDLDEAVKLRELGWAGPILLLEGFFRSTDIDVIDRYSLTTTVHNDEQMRMLETARLSKPVNVQLKMNSGMNRLGYVPEKYRAAWERARACPGIGQITLMTHFSDADNERGVAEQLATFERGAHSIAGARSLANSAAVLWHPETHFDWVRPGIVLYGASPSGLSADIAETGLKPAMTLASELIAVQTIAKGQAIGYGSTFSAQTPMRIGVVACGYADGYPRVAPEGTPVIVDGIRTRIVGRVSMDMITVDLTPCPQAGVGARVELWGNTLPIDDVARHCGTIGYELMCAVAGRVPVRAE; encoded by the coding sequence ATGCCGCGCCCGATCTCCGCCACCATCCATACCGCCGCTCTCGCGAACAATCTCTCCGTCGTCCGCCGATTTGCCGGCCCGTCCAAGGTCTGGGCGGTCGTCAAGGCCAACGCATACGGCCACGGTCTCGCGCGCGCCTTTCCCGGCCTGCGCGGCACCGACGGCTTCGGCCTGCTCGACCTCGACGAGGCCGTGAAGTTGCGCGAGCTCGGCTGGGCCGGCCCGATCCTGCTGCTGGAAGGGTTCTTCCGCTCGACCGACATCGACGTGATCGACCGCTACAGCCTGACGACCACCGTCCACAACGACGAGCAGATGCGGATGCTGGAAACGGCGCGGCTGTCGAAGCCCGTCAACGTGCAGCTCAAGATGAACAGCGGGATGAACCGGCTCGGCTACGTGCCGGAGAAATACCGTGCCGCGTGGGAGCGCGCCCGCGCGTGCCCCGGCATCGGCCAGATCACGTTGATGACCCATTTTTCGGACGCGGACAACGAGCGCGGCGTCGCCGAGCAACTCGCGACGTTCGAGCGCGGCGCGCACAGCATTGCCGGCGCGCGTAGCCTCGCGAATTCGGCCGCCGTGCTGTGGCATCCGGAGACGCACTTCGACTGGGTGCGACCGGGGATCGTGCTGTACGGCGCGTCGCCGTCGGGGCTGTCGGCCGATATCGCCGAGACGGGGCTGAAGCCCGCGATGACGCTCGCGTCCGAGCTGATCGCGGTGCAGACCATCGCGAAGGGGCAGGCGATCGGGTATGGCTCGACGTTCTCCGCGCAAACGCCGATGCGTATCGGCGTCGTCGCGTGTGGTTACGCGGACGGCTATCCGCGCGTCGCGCCCGAAGGCACGCCGGTGATCGTCGACGGCATCCGTACGCGGATCGTCGGCCGCGTGTCGATGGACATGATTACCGTCGACCTGACCCCGTGCCCGCAGGCCGGCGTCGGCGCGCGGGTCGAGCTGTGGGGCAATACGCTGCCGATCGACGACGTCGCGCGGCATTGCGGAACCATCGGCTATGAACTGATGTGCGCGGTCGCCGGCCGCGTACCGGTGCGCGCGGAATAA
- the lplT gene encoding lysophospholipid transporter LplT, whose translation MKKGFYTIMAAQFFSSLADNALLIAAIALLKDLHAPNWMTPLLKLFFVLSYVVLAAYVGAFADSRPKGRVMFITNSIKVIGCLIMLFGAHPLIAYGIVGFGAAAYSPAKYGILTELLPADRLVAANGWIEGTTVSSIILGTVLGGALISPHIASHVIAHTPAWIATPAEAAMVIIMAIYVVAAIFNLRIPDTGARYPKQERGPVKLLTDFADCFMVLWRDKLGQISLAVTTLFWGAGATLQFIVLKWAEVSLNMSLSEGAILQAVVAVGVAGGAIAAAARIPLKKSLTVLPVGIIMGIAVMLMAFYTRDLFPSHWALHIGHLRLPAYLIVAYIFLIGVGALSGYFVVPMNALLQHRGHVLLSAGHSIAVQNFNENLSVLVMLCLYAVLVWLDVPVGVVIVLFGTFVCLTMWLVMRRHQANQRQFDSVALIGESRH comes from the coding sequence ATGAAAAAAGGTTTTTACACCATCATGGCCGCGCAGTTTTTCTCGTCGTTGGCCGACAATGCGCTTCTCATCGCCGCCATCGCCCTGCTGAAAGACCTCCACGCCCCCAACTGGATGACACCGCTGCTCAAGCTGTTCTTCGTGTTGTCGTATGTGGTGCTGGCGGCGTATGTCGGTGCGTTCGCGGATTCGCGCCCGAAGGGCCGCGTCATGTTCATCACCAACTCGATCAAGGTGATCGGCTGCCTGATCATGCTGTTCGGCGCCCACCCGTTGATCGCGTACGGCATCGTCGGATTCGGTGCCGCGGCCTACTCGCCCGCGAAATACGGCATCCTGACCGAGCTGCTGCCGGCTGACCGCCTCGTCGCCGCGAACGGCTGGATCGAAGGCACGACCGTCAGCTCGATCATCCTCGGCACCGTGCTCGGCGGCGCGCTGATCAGCCCGCACATCGCCTCGCACGTGATCGCGCACACGCCGGCCTGGATCGCCACGCCTGCCGAAGCGGCGATGGTGATCATCATGGCGATCTACGTGGTCGCCGCGATATTCAACCTGCGGATCCCCGATACGGGTGCGCGCTACCCGAAGCAGGAGCGCGGCCCGGTCAAGCTCCTCACCGATTTCGCCGACTGTTTCATGGTCCTCTGGCGCGACAAGCTCGGCCAGATCTCGCTCGCGGTCACGACGCTGTTCTGGGGCGCAGGCGCGACGCTGCAGTTCATCGTGCTGAAGTGGGCCGAAGTCTCGCTCAACATGTCGCTGTCCGAAGGCGCGATCCTGCAGGCGGTGGTTGCGGTCGGCGTCGCGGGCGGCGCGATCGCGGCCGCAGCGCGGATCCCGCTGAAGAAGTCGCTGACCGTGCTGCCCGTCGGCATCATCATGGGCATCGCGGTCATGCTGATGGCGTTCTACACGCGCGACCTGTTCCCGTCGCACTGGGCTCTGCACATCGGTCACCTGCGCCTGCCGGCGTACCTGATCGTCGCGTATATCTTCCTGATCGGCGTCGGCGCGTTGTCCGGCTATTTCGTCGTTCCGATGAATGCGCTGCTGCAGCATCGCGGCCACGTGCTGCTGTCGGCCGGCCACTCGATCGCGGTGCAGAACTTCAACGAGAACCTTTCGGTGCTTGTGATGCTGTGCCTGTACGCGGTGCTGGTATGGCTCGACGTGCCGGTCGGCGTCGTGATCGTGCTGTTCGGCACGTTCGTCTGCCTGACGATGTGGCTCGTGATGCGCCGCCACCAGGCGAACCAGCGCCAGTTCGACTCGGTCGCGCTGATCGGCGAATCGCGGCACTGA
- the tsaB gene encoding tRNA (adenosine(37)-N6)-threonylcarbamoyltransferase complex dimerization subunit type 1 TsaB → MSAMTQTVLLAIDTSTEYCSVALLRSAHADDAVSIPQTWARHELTGAVSSTRVLPAIQELFAEAGLTLADCDAIAFGAGPGSFTGLRTATGITQGLAFGRGLPVVPVSTLLACAEHARLRAPGTTRVLVALDARMDEAYWADFAWDDVAGDWRTLHPASLDAPGAVGVPDAPFTLAGNAAAAFGAQLPATARAAVIDGDALPHALAVAHAGLRAFRAGRAVPADQAAPEYVRDKVAQTTAERIAARAAQKGGAQG, encoded by the coding sequence ATGTCGGCCATGACGCAAACAGTGCTCCTCGCCATCGATACGTCGACCGAATACTGCTCGGTCGCGCTGCTGCGCTCGGCCCACGCCGATGACGCCGTTTCCATCCCGCAAACCTGGGCCCGCCACGAGCTGACGGGCGCCGTGTCGAGCACGCGCGTGCTGCCGGCCATCCAGGAGTTGTTCGCCGAAGCGGGCCTCACGCTCGCCGACTGCGACGCGATCGCGTTCGGCGCGGGCCCCGGCTCGTTCACCGGGCTGCGCACCGCGACCGGCATTACCCAGGGCCTCGCGTTCGGGCGCGGGCTGCCGGTCGTGCCGGTCAGCACGCTGCTCGCGTGCGCCGAGCACGCGCGGCTGCGCGCGCCGGGCACGACGCGCGTGCTGGTCGCGCTCGATGCGCGGATGGACGAAGCGTACTGGGCCGACTTCGCGTGGGACGACGTCGCGGGCGACTGGCGCACGCTGCATCCGGCTTCGCTCGATGCGCCGGGCGCCGTCGGCGTGCCCGACGCGCCGTTCACGCTCGCGGGCAATGCGGCCGCGGCGTTCGGCGCGCAGTTGCCGGCCACGGCACGCGCGGCCGTGATCGACGGCGACGCGCTGCCGCATGCGCTGGCAGTCGCGCATGCCGGGCTGCGGGCGTTCCGCGCCGGCCGTGCGGTGCCGGCCGACCAGGCCGCGCCCGAATACGTGCGCGACAAGGTCGCGCAGACCACCGCCGAGAGGATCGCGGCACGCGCCGCGCAGAAGGGCGGGGCGCAAGGATGA
- the rimI gene encoding ribosomal protein S18-alanine N-acetyltransferase, translated as MTGVLLSDRYLSPMTDTDLDEVVAIEQVAYEFPWSRGNFEDSLRNGYFGVCLRHVTGALVGYCVLMPVIDEMHLLNLCVAPAAQQSGAGLALLREAVRVSRAERLDGVLLEVRPSNSRAVHLYERFGFVTIGRRKNYYPARHRSREDAIVMRLTLNKDEGDAHGVG; from the coding sequence ATGACGGGAGTATTGCTGAGCGACCGCTATTTGTCGCCGATGACCGATACCGATCTCGACGAGGTCGTCGCGATCGAGCAGGTTGCGTACGAATTCCCGTGGAGCCGCGGCAACTTCGAGGATTCGCTGCGCAACGGCTATTTCGGCGTGTGCCTGCGGCACGTGACGGGTGCGCTGGTCGGCTATTGCGTGCTGATGCCGGTGATCGACGAGATGCACCTGCTGAACCTGTGCGTTGCGCCGGCCGCCCAGCAATCGGGCGCGGGCCTCGCGCTGCTGCGCGAAGCCGTGCGCGTCTCGCGTGCGGAACGGCTCGACGGCGTGCTGCTCGAGGTGCGGCCGTCCAATTCGCGCGCGGTCCATCTGTACGAGCGCTTTGGCTTCGTGACGATCGGCCGGCGCAAGAACTACTATCCGGCGCGGCATCGCAGCCGGGAGGACGCGATCGTGATGCGTCTGACGCTGAACAAGGACGAAGGGGACGCGCATGGCGTGGGCTGA
- the thiD gene encoding bifunctional hydroxymethylpyrimidine kinase/phosphomethylpyrimidine kinase, with amino-acid sequence MTHPIPNVLTIAGSDSGGGAGIQADLKTFSALGAYGASVITALTAQNTRGVTGVHAPDAAFVTAQLDAVFDDIRIDAVKIGMLANAAIVHAVADALRRYTPRFVVLDTVMISKSSHALLAPDAVDALRDALLPLATVVTPNLPEAAALLGEAAATTEDDMVRQGHALLQTGARAVLMKGGHLPDAAASPDWLVDAAHTVRLDGARVPVSNTHGTGCTLSSAIAALLPQQPDLDSAVREAKAYLTGAIAASGQLDVGRGVGPVHHFHRWW; translated from the coding sequence ATGACGCACCCGATACCCAACGTCCTGACGATCGCCGGCTCCGACTCGGGCGGCGGCGCAGGCATCCAGGCCGACCTGAAGACCTTTTCCGCGCTCGGCGCGTACGGCGCGAGCGTGATCACCGCGCTGACCGCGCAGAACACGCGCGGCGTGACCGGCGTGCATGCGCCGGACGCCGCGTTCGTGACTGCGCAGCTCGACGCGGTGTTCGACGACATCCGCATCGACGCGGTCAAGATCGGCATGCTCGCGAACGCGGCGATCGTGCACGCGGTGGCCGACGCACTGCGGCGTTACACGCCGCGCTTCGTCGTGCTCGATACGGTGATGATTTCGAAGAGTTCCCACGCGCTGCTCGCACCCGACGCGGTCGACGCGTTACGCGACGCGCTGCTGCCGCTCGCGACCGTCGTCACGCCGAACCTGCCCGAAGCGGCCGCGCTGCTCGGCGAGGCCGCCGCGACGACCGAAGACGACATGGTCCGGCAAGGCCACGCGCTGCTGCAGACCGGCGCGCGCGCCGTGCTGATGAAGGGCGGCCACCTGCCCGACGCGGCCGCGAGCCCCGACTGGCTCGTCGATGCGGCGCATACCGTGCGGCTCGACGGCGCGCGTGTGCCGGTCAGCAACACGCACGGCACGGGCTGCACGCTGTCGTCCGCGATCGCCGCACTGCTGCCGCAGCAGCCCGATCTCGACAGCGCGGTACGCGAAGCGAAGGCGTACCTGACCGGCGCGATCGCCGCGAGCGGCCAGCTCGACGTCGGCCGCGGCGTCGGCCCCGTCCATCACTTCCATCGCTGGTGGTAA